GCCGCCATCTCGGCGACCATCTCCTTGCGCCGCCGGGACTGCTCGGAGGTGACGTGGCCGACCATGGTGAACGTGCAGGCGATCGTCACGATCACCAGCACGACCCCGAGGTAGATCGCGATCGGCCCGACCCGGGCGGGCGGCAGGCCGCCGTGCAGCGACGTCGCCGCCAGCACGCCGTTGGCCACCACGCCGGCGAACTTCCACCGGCCGGGCAGCACCTCGAACGCGTAGACGTACCCGGCGAAGGAGTAGAACCCGAACAGCGGGTCGCGCAGCCCCAGCACGGCGTACGCGACCAGGACCCCGATGAAGAACACCGCCATCAGGCCGGTCCGCGAGCGCCAGCCCGGGTGCAGGGTGAACCACCACAGCATCCACAGGCCGGCCGCCACCGCGATGCCGACGTTGACCGCCTCGGTCTGCCACGGGTCCGTCCCGATCACCAGGTACATCGTCGTCGACAGCACCAGGACCAGGTACGGGATGGCGCGGGCCGCGGCGTCGAGCCGGCGCTCCCACCCGTCGAGCGCGTCCGTCACGCCTGCTCCCCTACTCCCAGCGGAACGACTTCGCCGCGACGGTACCCGCCGCCAGCGCGATCAAGGCGAGAATCCCCAGCTGGAGGGGGTCCGGCGCGGCTCCGAGCCACGCCTGCTGCAGCGCCTCCACGCCCGGCGGCAGGTACTCGCCGACGCGGTTCAGGAACTCCGGCAGCAGGAACCGGGGCAGGTAGGCCCCGCCGAAGAACATCACCAGCATGAACACCACGGCCGCCCAGCCGCCCGCCGACCGCGCGGTCGGGGCCCAGGCCGCGACCAGCAGGCCCAGGGCGGACAGCGACACCATGCCCAGCAGGCACGTCACCAGGAAGCCGAACGGGTGGTGCGGCAGGTCGATGTCGAACACCAGCCGGCACACCGCCATCAGCAGCACGACGGAGATCACGCCCGCGATCAGGTTGACGACCACCTGCGCCACCAGCAGGCGTGCCGGGTGGACGGGGGTGGTGGAGAAGCGGCGCAGCACGCCCTTCTCCCGGTAGGTGGCGACGGTGGCGGGCAGCTTGTTCAGGCCCAGGAACGCCAGCGCGATCACGACCAGAGTCGACACGTAGCCGTCGATGAACCGCAGGTCGCCGAACTTGGGGTCGGGCGTGCGCAACGCGGGGATCGCGCCGAGCACCAGCAGCAGGATGGTCGGGAAGAAGACGGCGAACACGACCATGCTCGGCTCGCGCAGGAACAGCTTCCACTCGGTGTTGACGATCTTCAGCATCTGACTACTCCGTGAGCGCGCGGCCGGTGAGGCGGATGAAGGCGTCGTCCAGGCCGGCCTGCTCGATGCGCAGGTCGGCGGCGACGACGTGGTTGCGGGCGAGGACCGACGTGACGGCGTGCAGCAGGTTCCCGACGCCGGTGACGACGAGCTGCGGCCCGTGCCGCTCGACCTGCGTGACCTCGGGCAGCTCCTCCAGCAGCCGCACGTCCAGCGGCGTGGTCGGGCGGAACCGGACCCGCTGCTCGCCGTCCAGGCGGGAGACCAGCCCGGCCGGGCTGTCGACCGCGACCAGCCTGCCCGCGTCGATCAGCGCGATCCGGTCGCACAGCCGTTCGGCTTCTTCCATGAAGTGGGTGACCAGGACGACCGTGACGCCGGCGTCGCGGATCTGCTCGACCAGGCTCCACGTGTCGCGGCGCGCCTGCGGGTCCAGGCCGGTGGTGAGCTCGTCCAGCACCGCGACCCTGGGCTTGCCGATCAGCGCCAGCGCGATGGAGACGCGCTGCTTCTGGCCGCCGGAGAGCTTGCGGTACTCCGTCTTCGCCCGGTCGGCCAGGCCCAGCCGTTCCAGCAGGTCACGCCAGTCCGCCGGGTCGCGGTAGAAGGAGGCGTAGAGGTCCAGGGCCTCCCCGACCCGGATGCGGTCCGGCAGTTCGCTCTGCTGCAACTGCACGCCCAGTCGGGCGCGCAACGCCGCCCGGTCGCGCCGCGGGTCGAGGCCGTCGACCGTGATCGTGCCGCCGTCGGGGGCGCGCAGGCCCTCCACGCACTCGACGGTCGTGGTCTTCCCCGCCCCGTTCGGGCCGAGGATGCCGAAGATCTCCCCCTCGTCGACGGTGAACGACACACCGTCCACCGCGACCTTCCGGTCGTACCTCTTGACGAGGTCGACCACCTCGATGATTGCCATGCCACAAGCGTCGTCGCGGGGACGTCCGCCGGGATCCCACGGCAGGTCAGACCTCGCATCAACCGATCGGTTGACTCTCCCGTAGACCGCTCCGGGACCCCCTGAGGGAGGTACCTGAGCGTTGAACTCGGGGGTCCTGAACGTAGGACACGGTGGTCGGGAACGTAGGACACGCGGGACGTGGAGGTACGACTCGCGCGGGGGTCAGGGGATGGTGATGGCTTTCATGCGGTCGATCTCGTCGGTCTGGGAGGCGGAGACGTCGTTGGCCATCTCCTCGACCCGGACGTCGGTGCCCGAGGACAGCACCTCGATCGCCATCCGGAGCGCGCCCTCGTGGTGGGCGATCATCAGCTGGAGGTAGAGCCGGTCGAAGTCGGCGCCGCTGGCCGCTTCCAGCGCGGCCAGCTGCTCGTCGGTGGCCATGCCGGGCATGGCGGCGTGGTCGACGTCCGGCAGTTCGCCGCTGTGACCGTGCGCGGGGGCCTTCTCGGCGTACTGGCGCCGCCACTGCTCCATCGCGGCGATCTCGGGGCCCTGGGTGTCGTAGATGCGCGAGGCCAGGCCGCGCACGGTCTCGTTCTGCGCGCGCTCCGGCGCGAGCGCGGACATGTCCAGCGCCTGCCTGTGGTGCACGATCATGCGGGCCACGTACTCCAGGTCGGCCTCGCTCGGCGCGACCCAGCGATCGGTGCCGAAATCCTCCGGCGACATCGTTCGCGCTTGCTCACCGGGCCCTTGCGGCACGATGATCGGTGACTGGTCGTCCGACTGGGCCGTGCACCCCGCGAGGACGGCGATCAACAACGCGACGAACCCGATCCGCATCCCGCTACCCCCTAGAGCCTCCGGTGGCCGCCAACGTACCCGGCGACCTCAGCAGCCGGAAGCAAGAAAATACCCGACGGATGGGTCTGGTCCTTAGCGTTGCGAACGGGTGATACTGCGCACCCCGCACTGGGTTGGAAGGGGAACCTGAAGTGGAACCACGCGATTCGACCCGCCGGCGCAGGACGCCGGTGGCGGTCATGGGGGCGTTCGCGCTGAGCCTGTCGGTCCTGGCCTGGGCGCCCCAGGCGACCGCGGCGCCGGACGACGCCGACCTGGCCGGGCTGTCGGAGACCCAGCTCTCGAGCCAGGAGCAGCCGGCCACCGGCATCCCGGGCGTCGACGAGATCCGCAACAGCCGCAACGTCAAGCACCTGGCGAACCTGCCGAAGCCGGAGCCGTTCACCGAGTCCTCGACGTGGACCGACCTGGCGTTCCAGAACGGCTACGCGTTCGACGGCAACTACGACGGCTTCGTCGTCTACGACGTGCGCAACCCGCGCAAGCCGACGGTCGTGAGCAAGGTCTGGTGCCCCGGCTCGCAGAACGACATCTCGGTCAAGGACAACCTGCTGTTCCTGTCCACCGACTCGTCGCGCAGCGACAACTCCTGCAGCAGCACCCCGCTCTCCGCGACCAACAAGGCCGCGTGGGAGGGCATCAAGATCTTCGACATCAGCGACAAGAAGAACCCGAAGTACGTCGCCGCGGTCGAGACGAAGTGCGGTTCCCACACGCACACGATGGTGCCGGACAAGCGGGGTCGGGACGTCTACCTGTACGTCTCGTCCTACGGCCCGTCCGCCGGCTTCCCGGACTGCCAGCCGCCGCACGACCTGATCTCGGTCGTCAAGGTGCCGCTGAAGAACCCCGCCGCGGCCTCGCTGCTCTCGGAGACCGTGCTGTTCCCGGACGGCGGCAACCCTGGTCGTGAGGGCACGATCGAGCAGGGCTACGTCCGCGCCACCTCCGGTTGCCACGACATCACCGTGTACCCGTCGAAGGACCTCGCGGCCGGCGCCTGCATGGGTGACGGCGTGCTGTGGGACATCTCCGACCGCGAGAAGCCCCGCGAGATCAGCCGCGTGCAGGACAACGTGAACTTCGCGTTCTGGCACTCGGCCACCTTCAACAATGCCGGCACCAAGGTCGTCTTCACCGACGAGCTGGGCGGCGGCGGCGCGCCGACGTGCAACGAGACGATCGGCAAGAACCGCGGCGCGGACGGCATCTACGACATCACCGGTCGTGGTGACGGCCGCGAGCTGGAGTTCCGCTCGTACTACAAGATCTCCCGGACCCAGGGTGACACCGAGAACTGCGTGGCGCACAACGGTTCGCTGATCCCGGTGCAGGGCCGGGACATCATGGTGCAGGCGTGGTACCAGGGCGGCATCTCGATCTGGGACTTCACCGACTCGCGCAACCCGAAGGAGATCGGCTGGTTCGAGCGCGGCCCGCTGCCGGACGGCAAGGGCGGCGGCTCGTGGTCGGCCTACTACTACAACGGCTACATCTTCTCCTCCGACATGGCCAAGGGCTTGGACGTGCTCGACGTCCGCGACCCGAGGACGTTGACCGGGAAGCTCGTCCGCGTCGGCGAGTTGAACGTCCAGACGCAGGGCTCCTACCGGGACCTGTTCCCCAGGTAGTCCCGTAGGACCGAGGAACACCGGAGGGCCCGTCGCGCGCAGCGGCGGGCCCTTCGCAACCGGTCGCGCCCGGTGCAGGAGCCGCCGTAGTCGCCGTAGTAGAGCCCGGACGGCTCCTTCAGCTCGTCAGGGATGTCGGCCCACGTGCGCACCTGGTAGGGCGCGAACACGTCGGTTTTGGCCAGCGCCACGTTCAGGCCGAGGTCGAACACGTCCGGCGCGCGGTCGCCGCCCTTGAGCCGCTTGGCGGGCGCGACCAGCTCGTCGAACCCGCCGAGGTCGGCGGCGGACTTCGCGGTGGCGGCGGGGGTGTCGCTCGCGGCGCCGTCCTCGGGCGGCGGTGTGCCGCAGGGCCGCGACCAGCGCCAGCGCGGTGACGCCGACGCCTGCCGACCGCAGGATTCGGTTGTGGTCCACGTCGAACCTTCCCCGGGTGGGGCGGGGGTTTGTCCGCGGACGACCAGAACGTTCGGACCAGCGGAGGATTCAGGACGCTGCGCGGTTGTCAAGCGACAGTGTTCTGACTGAGACCCGCACGACTGCTCGGACGAATTCCGGGTGGTCCGGAGGTCGCCGTTCGGTTAACGCGGACTTCGTCCGAATAGACCCGTATCAGCCCAGCTACTGGGCCGTCCGGACGCTGCGACGGCGTCGCCGGTGACCCTCCGGATCGCTTCGGTGCGCCATTGGGGCGGCGTTTCCTCGGAAACGGCTGAACCGCGGACCCGATTTCTGCCCATTTGACTACTCGCATTTTTCGGGTCGGTAACGCGGTTCGAGACGGCCTCGACATCCGGTTGTCACGTGACGGAAATGCCCGAAATGACTCCCCACCACCCGGAAGGGCAGATCCATGCGTCACCGAAGAAGATCCCTGTGCCTGGCCGCCGCGGGCGCGCTGCTGCTCCCCCTGATCGGCGCTCCACCCGCCTCCGCCGCGCCTGTACCCGGCGAGGACGTGCTCTACACCCTGGACGCCGACTTCGACCAGGGCGTGCTCCAGGACGTCAACCACGACTCGCCCAACAACAACCAGCTGCAGCTCAACCGGCAGACGGTGTTCTTCCCCTACGTCAACGTCGCCGCGTCCGCGCGCGGCACGATGATCCGCATCGACGTGGACACCGGCGAGATCCTGGGCGAGTGGCAGTCCGCACCGGACGGCCAGGGGCGCAACCCGTCCCGCACGACCGTGGACAAGCTCGGCAACACCTGGCTGTCCAACCGCAACGAGGCGTCCGGCGGTCAGGGCTCGGTCACCCGCGTCGGCGTGATCCGGGGCGGCACCCGGGTCGACGCCGACGGCACCGCCAACCCGGACGGCGCCTACCTCCAGGGGCCGTTCGGCTACAACACCTGCGTCGACCGCGACAACGACGGCCTGTTCGCCACCTCGCGCGGGTTGGGCGACATCCGGCCGTGGACGAACGCGGGCGGCGTCGACTCGGATGGCGGCGTGGCGACCGCGGCCGACGAGTGCCTGATCACCTACAGCCGGGTCGCGGGCACCAACACCCGCACGGTGGCCGTGGACTCGGACAACAACCTGTGGACCGGCGGGTCGAACACGCAGCACCAGCTGATCTCCGGTGTCGACGGCTCGGCGCTGACCGCGCCGGTGAGCTTCGGCTGCGGCGGGTACGGCGGCCTGGTCGACCAGGCGGGCACGCTGTGGTCGGCCCGGTACGGCAGCAACCTGCTGCGCTACGAGCCGGACAGCGGCACGGGCGCGTGCCTGGACACCTCGCACGGCGACTACGGGCTCGGCATGGACCCGCAGACCGGCGAGATCTGGCACACCGCGGTCAACAGCGGCGTGGTGGTGAAGCTCGACGCCGACGGCAACGTGCTGGGCGCCTTCCCGCACGGCAACCCGCGCTCGCAGGGCGTCGCGGTCGACACCGAGGGCAACGTGTGGGTCGCCCACTCGCTCGACGCCGGCACCACCACGGTCGGCCACCTGCGCACCGACGGCACCTACGTCGGCAACGTGACCCTGCCCGGCGGCGACGGCCCCACGGGCGTCGCGGTCGACTCGAACGGCAAGGTGTGGGTCGCCAACATCAACTCCAACAACGCCCAGCGGATCGACCCGGACGCGGGTCCGATCGGCGGCGGCGGGTTCCCGGTCGGCGCGGTCGACCTGACCGTGGACCTCGGCGCGGGCGCCGGTCCGTACAACTACAGCGACATGACCGGTTCGGTGCTCGGCGAGATCACCGCGCCGATCGGCACGTGGGCGGTGGTGCAGGACGGCGGCGTCGCGGGCCAGACCTGGGGCACCGTCACCTGGAACACCGAGGCGCAGGGCGCCGTGCCGCCGGGCACCTCGATCACGGTCGAGGCGCGCACGTCCGACACCGAGGCCGGGTTGGCGGGCGAGGCGTTCACCCCGGTGGCCAACGGGGTGGAGTTCGCCCGGGTCGGCCGGTACATCGAGGTGCGGGCGACGTTGACCGCGAGCCCGTCCGGCGACACCCCGGTGCTGTCGGACCTGCGGATCACGACGTCGGAGCGGACCGGCGTGTTCTCCTGCCAGGCGACCGCGCTGAACCTGGCCGGGATCGTCGTGGCGCAGGCCAACCCGCCGGACGTGCCGTGCGTGGACGACGCGGAGAACGTGGCCAACGTGAACCTCTCGGCGGGCATCCTGACCGTGCGGGCGAACGCGTTGACCGCGAGCACCAACCAGACCCCGGACGACCTGCTCGCCCTGCCGCCGGCGCCCGGTGACGGCTCGGTGTCCAACGCCCGGGTCGACTACACGCGGATCAGCAGCCTGCTGGTGACGATCGAAGTGGGCGTCATCGAGGCCAACGCGTCGGTGACGTGCGACGCGAACCTGAACCCGCGGTTCGCCGGTTCGTCGCAGATCGCGAGCCTGCGGATCAACGGGGTCGCGGTGAACGTCGGCAGCGCGCCGCTGACCATCCCGCTGGTGATCGGCTCGCTGCAGCTCAACAGCACCACGACCACGCCGACCAGCGTGGTGCAGCGGGCGTTCGCGCTCGACACCCTGTTGACCGACGTGGTCCTCGGTGAGGCGAAGGCCAACATCGAGCCGACCGAGCCCGGCGGCAGCCCCTGCCGGGTCTGAGGTCCGCACCCCACTAGTAGCCGTACTATATGTAGTGCGGCTACTAGTGGGGGCTCTTCATGACGCGGAAGTTGCTGGTCTGGGCGCACGTCGTCTCGTCCACGGGCTGGATGTTCATGGCCTTGGCCCTGTTCGTGGTGGTGGACCACGCGCTGTCCGCACCCGGTCGGCGCGCGGCGTTCGACGCGGCGCTGCTGCTGGACGTGCAGGTGCTGCAGTTCATGGCCACCACGTCGGCGTTCAGCGGGTTGATGCTGTCCGGCCTGACCGCGTGGGGCTACTTCCGGCACTGGTGGGTGCTGGTCAAGTTCGTGATCACGTTCACCCAGCTGTACGTCGGGATCTTCGTGCTCAGCCCGAACCTGCACCCGGACGGCTCGCCGCTGCTCATGCGGGTCGGCTCGCTGCTGATGGCGTCGGCGCTGGCCTGCCAGGTGTGGCTGTCGGTGGCCAAGCCGTTCAAGCGGACGCCGTGGGCGGCGCCGACCAAGCCGAGGACGGCGCCGCCGTGGGGTTTCGCGCTGTGCCTGGCCGTGCCCGCGTTCGACTACGCCTTCGGCCAACTCGTGCTGGGCACGGGGGTACCGGCGATGTCGCTGCTGGTGGTGGTCGCGTACCCGGTCGTCCGGCGGGTCCGGCGGGTCCGGCAGCCCAGGCTCGCCTGAGCCGCCGGGTCCTCGGAGCCGGGAGTCCCCTCAGAGCCTGGGGTCCACCGGCTCCGACTCCAGCGCCAGCACCGCGAACACGCACTCGTGCACGCGCCACAGCGGTTCGCCGCGGGCCACCCGCTCCAACGCCTCCAGGCCCAGCGCGTACTCGCGGAGGGCGAGCGAGCGCTTGGCGCCCAGACCGCGCTTGCGCAGCCGCTCCAGGTTCTCCGGCTCGGTGTAGTCCGGGCCGTAGATGATCCGCAGGTACTCGCGCCCGCGCACCTTGACGCCCGGCTGCACCAGGCCGCGCTCACCGCGCACCAGGTTCGCCAGCGGCTTCACCACCATGCCCTCGCCACCGGCCGCGGTCAGCTCCTCCCACCAGCGGACGCCCGCGGCGACCTGCTCGTCGTCGGTCGTGTCGACCACCAGGTTCCTGGTTCGGGTGAACACCTCGCCGCCGAGGCGCCCGAGCACGTCGAGGTGCCACGAGTGGTCCCGGTCGTGGAACGTGCGGCCGCGCGCGGCCAGGAGCTGGAACGGCGCGACGCTGACGCCGGCCAGCCCGTCGGTCGGCCGGACGTACCGCAGGTAGGCGTCGCGGTAACCGGTGGCGTTGGCCAGCCTGCTCTGCGTCCGCGCCGGCAACCCGCCCATGTCGATGCCGCGCGCGGCGGTCCGCGCGAGCACGTCCACCGCCGCGCCGAGGGCCCCGGTGGCCGCCGCGCCGACCGACGCGTACTGCTCCCTGATCAGCCCGGCCGCCTTGGCGTTCCACGGCAGCAGCTCGGTGTCGAGCAGCAGCCAGTCGGTGTCGAACTCGTCCCACAGGCCGGCCCTCGTCACCTCCTCGCGCACCCGCGCCAGCAGCTCGTCGCCCAGCGGCGGGTCGAAGAACGCCCGGCCGGTGCGCGTGTGGACCACACCGCCGCCGTCCCGGCGCACCAGGACCACCGCGCGCGACCCCATGTGCTTCTCCTCGCAGATCACCTCGCGCACGCCCGCGTTCCGGTACTCCGCGAAGGCGTCCTCGGGGTGCTCCAGCACGTCCGGCCGCCGCGAGGTGGCCGTCGGCGCCATCGTGGGCGGCAGGTACAGCAGCCGGCGCGGGTCGACCGCGAACCGGCTCATCACCTCCAACGCCGACGCCGCCTGCTCCGGGCGCACCCCGATCCGGCCGCGGTGGGCCGTCTCGACGAACCGGCGGCCGGTGACGTCGGACAGCGCCGGCACGTCCGGATCACGCTCCGGCTCCGGCGCGACCAGCGGGCGCACCGGCTCGTACCAGACCTCGCGCGCGTCGACCGACACGACCTCGCGCTCCGGGTAGCGCAGCGCGGTCAGCTTGCCGCCGAACACCACGCCCGTGTCCAGGCACAGGGTGTTGTTGACCCACTCCACCTCGGGCGTGGGCGTGTGCCCGTAGAGCACTGTCGCCCGGCCCCGGTACTCCGCCGCCCACGGGTAGCGCACCGGCAGGCCGTACTCGTCGGTCTCGCCGGTGGTGTCGCCGTACAGCGCGAAGCTGCGCACCCGCGCGGACGCGCGGCCGTGGAACTTCTCCGGCAGGCCCGCGTGCGCGATCACCAGGTCGCCGCCGTCGAGGACGTAGTGCGCGACCAGGCCGTCGCAGAACCGCTCGACGCGGGCGCGGAACTCCTCCGGCTCGGCCGCGAGCTGCGCCAGCGACTCCGCCAGACCGTGCTTGACCTGCACGTTCCGCCCGCGCAGGGCGCGCACCAGCTTCTGCTCGTGGTTGCCACAGACGGCGAACGCGTGCCCGGCCTCGACCATGCCCATCACCAGGCGCAGCACACCGGGGGTGTCCGGGCCGCGGTCGACCAGGTCGCCGACGAACGCCGCCCGCCGCCCCGTCGGCGGGACGGCGTCCACCGGGCGGCCGTCCTCGTCGCGCACCAGCGCGTAGCCGAGCGCGACGAGCAGGTCCTCCAGCTCCGCGCGGCAGCCGTGCACGTCGCCGATCACGTCGAACGGCCCGGTCTCGTGGCGCAGGTCGTTGAGCAGCCGCTCCGGCACGATCACCGCTTCGTCCGCTTCGGATTGCGAGCGCAGCACGTGCACCCGCTTGAAGCCCTCCTTGCCGAGGAACTTCAGCGACTTGCGCAGCGCGGCCCGGTGCCGCCGCACCACGTGCGGGCCGAAGTCGCGGTCCGGCCGGGCGGCGTTGCGCGCCAGGCACACCTCCTCGGGCGGGTCCAGCACGATCGCGACCGGCAGCACGTTGTGCGCACGGGCCAGCTCGACCAGGTGCGCGCGGTCGGCCCGCTGCACGTTCGTCGCGTCGATGACAGTGGTGCGGCCCGCGTCCAGGCGCTTGCCCGCCACGAAGTGCAGCGCCTCGAACGCGGCGGCGGACGCCGACTGGTCGTTCTCGTCGTCGGCGACCAGGCCGCGGAAGAAGTCGCTGGACAGCACCTGGGTGGGCGCGAAGTGCCGGCGCGCGAACGTCGACTTGCCCGATCCGGAAGCGCCGACCAGCACCACCAGGCACAGGTCCGGGATGGTGAGCTCCATCAGTTGTCGTCCCCCAGGTCGAAGACCGCGAGTTGCGTCGGCGCGCCGCGTTCGGCGTCGACCGGTCCGATGGGCAGGTGGCGCACGGTGTAGCCGCGCCGCTGGGCCACGCCGCCCGCCCACTCCCCGAACTCGGCCCTGGTCCACTCGAAGCGGTGGTCGGAGTGCCGGTGCCTGCCTTCTGGCAGCGTCTCGAACAGCGCGTTGTACTCGACGTTCGGCGTGGTGACCAGGACCGTGCGCGGCCGGGCCACGGCGAACACCGAGTGCTCCAGCGCGGGCAGGCGGTCCGGGTCCAGGTGCTCCACGACCTCCATCAGCACGGCGGCGTCGTAGCCCTTCAGCTCCGGGTCGGCGTAGGTCAGCGACGACTGGCGCAGCGTGAGCCGAGCCCGTTGGCGGTCCGACATCCGGTCCACCTTGAGCTTGCGCTCGGCGGTGGCGAGGGCCTTCACCGACACGTCGACGCCCTGGACACGGGTGAACTCGGGGTTCTCCAGCAGGGCGCGCAGCAACGCGCCGCCGCCGCAACCCAAGTCGAGGACGCTGCGCGCGCCGG
This genomic window from Saccharothrix sp. HUAS TT1 contains:
- a CDS encoding ABC transporter permease, which encodes MLKIVNTEWKLFLREPSMVVFAVFFPTILLLVLGAIPALRTPDPKFGDLRFIDGYVSTLVVIALAFLGLNKLPATVATYREKGVLRRFSTTPVHPARLLVAQVVVNLIAGVISVVLLMAVCRLVFDIDLPHHPFGFLVTCLLGMVSLSALGLLVAAWAPTARSAGGWAAVVFMLVMFFGGAYLPRFLLPEFLNRVGEYLPPGVEALQQAWLGAAPDPLQLGILALIALAAGTVAAKSFRWE
- a CDS encoding ABC transporter ATP-binding protein, with the translated sequence MAIIEVVDLVKRYDRKVAVDGVSFTVDEGEIFGILGPNGAGKTTTVECVEGLRAPDGGTITVDGLDPRRDRAALRARLGVQLQQSELPDRIRVGEALDLYASFYRDPADWRDLLERLGLADRAKTEYRKLSGGQKQRVSIALALIGKPRVAVLDELTTGLDPQARRDTWSLVEQIRDAGVTVVLVTHFMEEAERLCDRIALIDAGRLVAVDSPAGLVSRLDGEQRVRFRPTTPLDVRLLEELPEVTQVERHGPQLVVTGVGNLLHAVTSVLARNHVVAADLRIEQAGLDDAFIRLTGRALTE
- a CDS encoding DUF305 domain-containing protein → MRIGFVALLIAVLAGCTAQSDDQSPIIVPQGPGEQARTMSPEDFGTDRWVAPSEADLEYVARMIVHHRQALDMSALAPERAQNETVRGLASRIYDTQGPEIAAMEQWRRQYAEKAPAHGHSGELPDVDHAAMPGMATDEQLAALEAASGADFDRLYLQLMIAHHEGALRMAIEVLSSGTDVRVEEMANDVSASQTDEIDRMKAITIP
- a CDS encoding LVIVD repeat-containing protein, with amino-acid sequence MGAFALSLSVLAWAPQATAAPDDADLAGLSETQLSSQEQPATGIPGVDEIRNSRNVKHLANLPKPEPFTESSTWTDLAFQNGYAFDGNYDGFVVYDVRNPRKPTVVSKVWCPGSQNDISVKDNLLFLSTDSSRSDNSCSSTPLSATNKAAWEGIKIFDISDKKNPKYVAAVETKCGSHTHTMVPDKRGRDVYLYVSSYGPSAGFPDCQPPHDLISVVKVPLKNPAAASLLSETVLFPDGGNPGREGTIEQGYVRATSGCHDITVYPSKDLAAGACMGDGVLWDISDREKPREISRVQDNVNFAFWHSATFNNAGTKVVFTDELGGGGAPTCNETIGKNRGADGIYDITGRGDGRELEFRSYYKISRTQGDTENCVAHNGSLIPVQGRDIMVQAWYQGGISIWDFTDSRNPKEIGWFERGPLPDGKGGGSWSAYYYNGYIFSSDMAKGLDVLDVRDPRTLTGKLVRVGELNVQTQGSYRDLFPR
- a CDS encoding polynucleotide kinase-phosphatase, which encodes MELTIPDLCLVVLVGASGSGKSTFARRHFAPTQVLSSDFFRGLVADDENDQSASAAAFEALHFVAGKRLDAGRTTVIDATNVQRADRAHLVELARAHNVLPVAIVLDPPEEVCLARNAARPDRDFGPHVVRRHRAALRKSLKFLGKEGFKRVHVLRSQSEADEAVIVPERLLNDLRHETGPFDVIGDVHGCRAELEDLLVALGYALVRDEDGRPVDAVPPTGRRAAFVGDLVDRGPDTPGVLRLVMGMVEAGHAFAVCGNHEQKLVRALRGRNVQVKHGLAESLAQLAAEPEEFRARVERFCDGLVAHYVLDGGDLVIAHAGLPEKFHGRASARVRSFALYGDTTGETDEYGLPVRYPWAAEYRGRATVLYGHTPTPEVEWVNNTLCLDTGVVFGGKLTALRYPEREVVSVDAREVWYEPVRPLVAPEPERDPDVPALSDVTGRRFVETAHRGRIGVRPEQAASALEVMSRFAVDPRRLLYLPPTMAPTATSRRPDVLEHPEDAFAEYRNAGVREVICEEKHMGSRAVVLVRRDGGGVVHTRTGRAFFDPPLGDELLARVREEVTRAGLWDEFDTDWLLLDTELLPWNAKAAGLIREQYASVGAAATGALGAAVDVLARTAARGIDMGGLPARTQSRLANATGYRDAYLRYVRPTDGLAGVSVAPFQLLAARGRTFHDRDHSWHLDVLGRLGGEVFTRTRNLVVDTTDDEQVAAGVRWWEELTAAGGEGMVVKPLANLVRGERGLVQPGVKVRGREYLRIIYGPDYTEPENLERLRKRGLGAKRSLALREYALGLEALERVARGEPLWRVHECVFAVLALESEPVDPRL